One part of the Sorangiineae bacterium MSr11954 genome encodes these proteins:
- a CDS encoding metalloregulator ArsR/SmtB family transcription factor — protein MHAFDVLGDPVRRRILELLAGGELSSGDIVSAVQREFAITQSAVSQHLKVLRENGFATVRVDGPRRLYTVDAAPLRQVDSWLDRFRQFWEPRFDALATEIARGKRKRRQE, from the coding sequence ATGCACGCATTCGACGTCCTGGGCGATCCGGTACGACGCCGCATCCTGGAGCTCCTCGCCGGCGGCGAGCTCTCGTCCGGTGACATCGTATCCGCCGTCCAGCGCGAATTTGCCATTACGCAATCCGCCGTATCCCAACACCTCAAAGTCCTCCGCGAAAACGGATTTGCCACCGTCCGCGTCGACGGCCCGCGCCGCCTGTACACCGTCGACGCCGCGCCGCTTCGACAGGTCGACTCCTGGCTCGATCGATTCCGCCAATTCTGGGAGCCGCGCTTCGACGCCCTGGCCACCGAGATCGCACGAGGGAAGCGGAAACGGCGTCAGGAGTGA
- a CDS encoding SDR family oxidoreductase: MENRTVVIVGGSSGMGLRVAERVVELGGQVVLGARSRERLEAAVDRLGPRARGVSIDTSDKESIAAFFEQIPSLDHLFTPGSSHLGAGPIDTISDEVAESPFRSKFWGQYWSVKHARPRMAPGGSIVLMGGAYGAHPPRAAAAYAACNSAVESLGRALAVELAPLRVNVVSPGLIDSALWQRRPEPQRTQAYSAYAEASLLGRVGTVDEVAGAVLFLMQNTYTTGSVLYPDGGYVLR, translated from the coding sequence ATGGAAAATCGAACGGTCGTCATCGTGGGTGGGAGCTCGGGGATGGGATTGCGCGTGGCCGAGCGGGTCGTGGAGCTCGGGGGCCAGGTGGTCCTCGGCGCGCGCTCGCGCGAGCGGCTCGAGGCCGCGGTGGATCGTCTCGGCCCGCGGGCGCGCGGTGTTTCCATCGACACGAGCGACAAGGAGAGCATCGCGGCCTTCTTCGAGCAGATCCCCTCGCTCGATCATTTGTTTACGCCCGGCTCGTCCCACCTCGGCGCCGGCCCCATCGACACGATTTCGGACGAGGTGGCCGAGAGCCCGTTCCGTTCGAAGTTCTGGGGCCAATATTGGTCGGTGAAGCACGCGCGGCCGCGCATGGCGCCGGGCGGCTCCATCGTGCTCATGGGCGGCGCATACGGCGCGCATCCGCCGAGAGCCGCAGCGGCGTATGCCGCGTGCAACTCCGCCGTCGAGAGCTTGGGCCGCGCGCTGGCCGTGGAGCTCGCCCCCTTGCGCGTCAATGTGGTATCGCCGGGTCTCATCGACAGCGCTCTTTGGCAAAGGCGCCCCGAGCCCCAACGCACCCAAGCGTATTCGGCCTACGCCGAAGCATCGCTGCTCGGGCGCGTAGGAACCGTCGACGAGGTCGCCGGCGCGGTGCTCTTCTTGATGCAGAACACCTACACGACGGGCTCCGTGCTCTATCCCGATGGCGGCTACGTCTTGCGCTAG
- a CDS encoding LysR family transcriptional regulator, translated as MLSDDRFNGLQAFVAVAEAGSFTVAGERLSLSRSAVGKSIAKLERRLGTRLFHRTTRSLRLTDEGRTFHASCVRALAELEKGETALAARKGAPSGRVRIDLPVSFGQRWVVPILLELAERHAALRFDISFSNRRTDFVREGADLKIRIGTLGDDGTTVARYLGVQKRVLCAAPAYLDRHGRPHRVADVQSHDSILDRRGTRAWCLTTPDGKVQSVNLRSRLCFDRVDAVADAALAGQGVARLPSWLVAEHLASGALEEVLPGHSIEVFPIHVLWLGRAPLPLKTRVVVDALVERFLPIAPWERGERRLHPSHS; from the coding sequence ATGCTTTCGGACGATCGGTTCAACGGACTTCAGGCGTTCGTCGCCGTCGCGGAGGCTGGGAGCTTCACCGTCGCGGGGGAGCGGTTGTCGCTGTCGCGTTCGGCGGTTGGAAAGAGCATCGCCAAGCTCGAACGACGATTGGGCACGCGGCTCTTTCATCGAACCACGCGAAGCCTCCGCCTGACCGACGAGGGCCGCACGTTCCATGCGAGCTGCGTCCGGGCGCTGGCCGAGTTGGAGAAGGGCGAAACGGCGCTCGCCGCGCGCAAAGGTGCGCCGTCGGGCCGGGTCAGGATCGATCTTCCGGTGTCGTTCGGGCAAAGGTGGGTCGTGCCGATCTTGCTCGAGCTCGCAGAGCGCCATGCGGCGCTTCGGTTCGACATTTCGTTCTCGAATCGGAGAACGGATTTCGTCCGCGAGGGCGCCGACCTCAAGATCCGAATCGGCACCTTGGGCGACGACGGTACGACGGTGGCGCGCTACCTCGGTGTGCAAAAGCGAGTCCTCTGCGCCGCCCCCGCGTACCTCGACCGCCATGGGCGCCCGCATCGGGTCGCGGATGTCCAATCCCACGACTCCATTCTGGATCGGCGCGGCACGCGGGCGTGGTGCCTGACCACGCCCGACGGCAAGGTGCAATCGGTCAACTTACGAAGCCGTTTGTGCTTCGATCGCGTGGACGCCGTCGCGGACGCGGCCCTCGCCGGCCAGGGGGTGGCGCGCCTGCCATCGTGGCTCGTCGCCGAGCACCTCGCGTCGGGCGCGCTCGAGGAGGTGCTCCCCGGTCATTCGATCGAGGTATTTCCCATTCACGTGCTCTGGTTGGGGAGGGCTCCCTTGCCGCTCAAGACGCGGGTGGTGGTCGACGCGTTGGTCGAACGGTTCTTGCCGATAGCGCCTTGGGAGAGGGGTGAACGGCGCCTTCATCCCTCTCACTCCTGA
- a CDS encoding HutD family protein — protein sequence MPWRNGGGTTTEIAIDPEGAALSGERFIYRISVADVASDGPFSRFEGYDRHIMLLEGAGMTLDCGAHGRVELARPLEPRTFSGDWDVHGTLLDGPVRDFNVIVDRARASATLTPSLVSVPSRVAIEAGETCLIHVLSGELAQAPAGDTLVAQTSFDLEPRTPSRIALIRIVVHS from the coding sequence ATGCCTTGGCGCAATGGAGGTGGGACCACCACCGAGATCGCCATCGACCCCGAGGGCGCCGCCCTTTCCGGAGAGCGTTTCATCTACCGTATAAGCGTCGCCGACGTCGCGTCGGATGGTCCATTCTCACGTTTCGAGGGCTACGACCGACACATCATGCTCCTCGAGGGCGCAGGCATGACCCTGGACTGCGGAGCCCACGGCCGCGTCGAGCTCGCGCGCCCTCTCGAGCCGCGCACCTTCTCCGGCGATTGGGATGTTCACGGAACGCTTCTCGATGGGCCAGTCCGTGACTTCAATGTCATCGTCGACCGCGCGCGAGCCTCGGCGACCCTCACCCCGAGCCTCGTCTCCGTCCCCTCCAGGGTCGCCATCGAGGCAGGCGAGACCTGCTTGATTCACGTGCTCTCCGGAGAGCTCGCGCAAGCTCCGGCAGGCGACACGCTCGTCGCCCAAACGTCATTCGATCTCGAACCACGAACGCCATCGCGGATCGC